In a genomic window of Helianthus annuus cultivar XRQ/B chromosome 10, HanXRQr2.0-SUNRISE, whole genome shotgun sequence:
- the LOC110884741 gene encoding pentatricopeptide repeat-containing protein At1g10910, chloroplastic isoform X2 produces MLQVQDFNIVMRQLGKQNRFKDLSQVFEWMQQHGELNFASYSSYIKLMGKNLHPNKALEIYNGIEDRLIKVNPSVCNSVLGCLNRNGKIEKSFELFRHMKHDGLVPDVVTYSTLLSGCAKVQDGYTKATELVQELKHKGLQMDSVIYGTIISVCASCNQCKEAERYFNQMKIEGHVPNVFHYSSLLNAYSVEGNYEKAEEIFKEMKSAGLVPNKVVLTTLLKVYVRGGLFEKARVLLNELEALGYAEEEMPYCLLMDALSKAGKIDEAKLVFTEMKTRNVKTDGYAYSIMISAFCRYGLLDDAKQLASEFEAKYEKYDVVVLNTMLCAYCRTGEMENVMNLMKKMDKLAINPDRNTFHILIKYFVKEKLYMLAFKTLQDMHNRGQQPDEEICSNLMFHLGKTGAHSEAYTVYNMLRYSKKPMCKDLHEKVLYILIAGRLYKDAYVVFKDNARLISRPALKRFSSSFMRFGNINLINDVMKAIHNSGYKIGQGLFSMAITRYIAQPEKKDLLLQLLEWMSGQGYVVDPSTRNLILKNSDMFGRQQTAEILSKQHMMSRTLKTKDTSKR; encoded by the exons AGAGCTAAACTTTGCGTCTTATAGTAGTTACATAAAGCTCATGGGAAAAAATCTCCATCCTAATAAGGCACTCGAAATATACAATGGCATTGAAGATAGGTTAATTAAGGTTAACCCGTCTGTTTGCAATTCGGTTCTCGGTTGTTTAAATAGAAACGGCAAAATCGAGAAAAGCTTTGAACTTTTTCGTCACATGAAACATGACGGTCTTGTGCCGGATGTTGTTACTTATAGTACG ctACTTTCGGGTTGTGCGAAAGTCCAAGACGGTTATACGAAAGCTACAGAGCTGGTACAGGAGCTCAAGCACAAGGGGTTGCAGATGGATAGTGTTATTTATGGGACGATAATATCGGTTTGCGCTTCATGTAATCAATGCAAAGAAGCAGAGAGATATTTTAACCAAATGAAGATCGAAGGCCACGTTCCTAATGTCTTCCATTACAGTTCTTTGCTTAATGCATATTCGGTGGAAGGAAATTATGAGAAGGCTGAGGAGATATTTAAAGAGATGAAGTCAGCAGGCTTGGTTCCAAACAAG GTTGTTTTGACAACGTTATTGAAGGTGTATGTTAGAGGAGGGTTGTTTGAAAAGGCGAGAGTGTTACTAAATGAATTAGAAGCCCTAGGCTATGCTGAAGAAGAG ATGCCGTATTGTTTGCTAATGGATGCTCTATCAAAAGCTGGAAAAATAGACGAAGCTAAGTTGGTGTTTACTGAAATGAAGACAAGAAATGTGAAAACAG ATGGGTATGCCTACAGCATTATGATTTCAGCCTTCTGTAGATATGGACTCCTTGACGATGCAAAACAATTAGCATCCGAATTTGAAGCGAAATACGAAAAATATGATGTGGTTGTATTGAACACAATGCTGTGTGCCTACTGCAGAACGGGAGAAATGGAGAATGTAATGAATTTGATGAAGAAAATGGATAAATTGGCAATTAATCCCGACCGAAATACTTTTCATATTTTAATCAAGTATTTTGTCAAGGAGAAGTTATATATGCTTGCTTTTAAAACTTTGCAAGATATGCACAATAGAGGCCAACAACCCGATGAA GAAATTTGTTCTAATTTAATGTTTCATCTTGGTAAAACGGGTGCCCATTCGGAAGCATATACGGTATATAATATGCTGAGATATAGCAAAAAACCAATGTGCAAGGATCTTCACGAAAAGGTTCTTTACATTCTCATAGCTGGACGGCTTTATAAAGATGCATATGTCGTGTTCAAG GATAATGCAAGGTTGATCTCTCGGCCCGCTCTCAAGAGGTTTTCTAGTTCATTTATGAGATTCGGTAATATAAATTTGATAAATGATGTCATGAAGGCTATCCATAACTCCGGATACAAGATCGGTCAG GGTTTATTTTCCATGGCAATAACGCGTTACATAGCTCAACCAGAAAAGAAGGACCTGCTACTTCAGTTGCTGGAATGGATGTCCGGTCAAGGCTATGTTGTCGATCCGTCCACACGAAATTTGATACTAAAGAACTCAGACATGTTTGGACGTCAACAAACGGCTGAGATTTTGTCCAAACAACACATGATGTCAAGaacattgaaaacaaaagacaCAAGTAAACGATGA